CCTTACGGGACGTGAAGCCTCAATCACTGACAACGATGATCTCAATCCTCACACAGTGGGAGACCCGCTGCGGCGACGTCATCAGCGACATCGAAGCCGAGATAGCTAGGATCAAGACCGACTCGGCAAAGCGGCGCGCGAAGGAACAGGCTCGGGCGGTGTTATTTGAGAAAACGTTGTCAAACTGGGGCTCAGATGGGGGTGAGTCAAACCCCCGGTTTCCAGGATCCAAAAAGCAAAGTTGGCACGGAGGTGCAAAGGGTGGTTCCTCAGGGTTCGTTGGCAATAAGCGCGAGTTCAGCGGGGATGACTTCGATGATGGATACTGGGACAACGGTGCTGATGGAGCCTATGATTCACAATTTTCTACCTCGAAGATGGATATTGACCAGGGCGCAGGATCGTCCGCTACGGGATCGGCGGGTGCTGGAGCTAGACATGCGAAGCGTGTTTTAGGGAGGAAATCCTAATGTGATGTGATAAACTCAAGGGATTACCATATCTCTTTCTCAGATGACGAATTATCGCTAGATCTTCTTGACAACTAGGTGTTGAAGCAAGCACCACGTACGGCCTTTTTAGatcctcctctctctctctctctctcccgtCCAACTTGTACGCGGTCGCCCATTAGAATGTATTACTCCCATTATTTATGTCACATTGTAAAGCCTAACTCTCATGCACTTAACACTAAACCAAAAGGCTCGCTGAAGGTCGTTTAACGGACAATCTTAGCAAAAAAGGGGTATTCTCAGAATGTAaacggacaaagaaaaaagaaatttggAAAAATGGTGTGGAACAAGGGAAGACGATATTGGCAGAGCAAAGGTAGACGGTCCACTGACCGGAAATTGAGGCAACTGGGATCCGTGAAACTAGGATACCCTGTCAGCTGATCATATAGGTTCAGGATCATGAGTCCGTTGCTATGACGGGGAATAATATATGCGTTAGTTTCGCGTGTTTTGACCACCCTGTTCAGTGCAGCACGTCGCAGTTGCCAGAAGAGCTGGGTGGCCGGAGCCAAGGCGACATCTGATCTTGTATGCCAGACCTTGTAGCCATATGGTTAGAGCTGCCGGCTGTGGGCAGCCGGGATTACACGCCCACACTAAACCTTCCAATAGAGGCACCAAAGTGAACCCTAAAGACTCGGTCCAGAATCTGGCATGTGTGACGCCAGTGAGCTCAGAGCATAGTACCAGGAACAAAGATGAACAGGACACTGAGCGCGGTGGCGACGAATGCAGCGATTAAAATAGTTGCCGTGGCGCGTTTGTTCAACAGCTTTCGCACGTAAGGTTCGCGGATCGGCGACCAGTTCATAAAGGTATATTCACTGTATCCGAGAAATGCCATGACAGGGTCGATCTTATATTGATATGAGACAATAAAATAGGATGCGACAATAAACGGTAGTATCAACTGCATGATTGTTAGTGTCGAAGCGCAGCAAAAACCGGGCAAACCACTACAACATACCCAACAACGGATGTGCCTTGGCTTGTCGCGGAGGACAACGTAGAAGGCACCCCAAAACCCGCCACCAAAGCTTATCAGCGCAAAGGCGAGACGGGCAATTGTACTCAGCGGGACAAGGTTACCCAGGGCCTTCGCCTGCAAAAACCCTGGGAATGCATCGCGCTCCATGGCCTGGAAAACATAGTCTTTGGCGGGATCAAAGACTTCTGGGTCATCTCGGCCGTCATCCTCAACCAAATTGATGATCGTAGATACCATATCCTCCGGCAGTAcgatttctctttctgcgcCAGGAAGCAGGTATGTATACAGAATCTTCTCTGCACTTGCACGAATGTCGGCCCGTGCCACAGTATGGCCAGGCGAAGTAGAATCGTTCCGCGTTCCAGAGCTTGGGCGAGGTGGCTGTTCATTAGATGGTGTGCGGGCGGCATTCTGTGAGCCAAGGCTGTCTTGGGGCGAGTGCCCTGGGTTATGACCATCAGCGCGCAGGAATGCCGATAATCTTTGATCGGCGTCCTGATCATCCAAGTCATGGTTGCCGTGTCGCAAACCAGAGGGTCCGGCTTCCACCAGCGGTATATCGCCAAAAGTCTCGAGGTTCCCTAAGGCATCAGAGGAGCCTTTGCTATCTGCTTTCTCCAAGTCGGGAGTAGCTACTAGAACAGATCGGCGCAACTCTCGGACATAATGACGACACAAAGACATATGTTGCGAAACATCGAGCCTAAAATCAGTATGGTTAGAAGCTTCTCGGGCGATTGGTACGCCAAGGCGCGCATGTATCATACCAAAAGTCCAAATAATCGACCGAGCGCTGCTGGTCCCGCATGTAAATGTAAAACGAAAAAAGATCGACAGGAGCTAGTGTACGACGGCTGAGGACTTCAAAGAGAGTCGGGAGCCGATTCCGCTGCTCCAAGTCCGTAAGCGAAGGCGACGCCATCTTTTAGAATGATAATTATGTCGAATAGTGAGATCGGTCtaagaaaaggggaaagaacgTCTAGGTCGGGTTGCGGGAGGGATTAGCCGTAAATAAACCGCAGGGTCCAATTATGATTTCGATGACAGCAACAGAGATTCTGGCGAATGAGTAAAGTAACGAATGACGAGGGAAATGATTTGGGTGTGAGAATTGGGTGGAATTTGTCGTgaataatttagaattttgGAGCCTGTCCGTCACAGAAACCCCTGGGAGAGGGGGAGTTAGATGAGAGTAAACAAACAGCCACCGGATCGCAGCTGAAACCCAAAAGTCAGGCTCAATCCATTCAGAAGCCCAGCAAGGA
This Aspergillus flavus chromosome 1, complete sequence DNA region includes the following protein-coding sequences:
- the rgsB gene encoding RGS domain protein codes for the protein MASPSLTDLEQRNRLPTLFEVLSRRTLAPVDLFSFYIYMRDQQRSVDYLDFWLDVSQHMSLCRHYVRELRRSVLVATPDLEKADSKGSSDALGNLETFGDIPLVEAGPSGLRHGNHDLDDQDADQRLSAFLRADGHNPGHSPQDSLGSQNAARTPSNEQPPRPSSGTRNDSTSPGHTVARADIRASAEKILYTYLLPGAEREIVLPEDMVSTIINLVEDDGRDDPEVFDPAKDYVFQAMERDAFPGFLQAKALGNLVPLSTIARLAFALISFGGGFWGAFYVVLRDKPRHIRCWLILPFIVASYFIVSYQYKIDPVMAFLGYSEYTFMNWSPIREPYVRKLLNKRATATILIAAFVATALSVLFIFVPGTML